A single genomic interval of Oncorhynchus gorbuscha isolate QuinsamMale2020 ecotype Even-year linkage group LG25, OgorEven_v1.0, whole genome shotgun sequence harbors:
- the LOC124014582 gene encoding cytochrome c oxidase assembly factor 6 homolog, whose amino-acid sequence MSAPNSNQRKACWGARDELWKCLDDNQDNASSCEKFQKEFEASCPAQWVKHFTKRRDFLKYKDKMQTEGFEPADGPKESRS is encoded by the exons ATGTCAGCCCCCAACTCGAACCAGAGAAAAGCATGCTGGGGCGCTAGGGACGAGCTGTGGAAGTGCCTTGATGATAACCAGGACAATGCCTCCTCCTGTGAGAAGTTCCAGAAAGAGTTTGAGGCGAGCTGTCCAGCTCAGTGG GTGAAACACTTCACCAAGAGGAGAGACTTTTTGAAGTACAAGGACAAGATGCAGACGGAGGGCTTTGAGCCTGCTGACGGGCCTAAAGAGTCACGGTCCTAG
- the LOC124014581 gene encoding solute carrier family 13 member 4-like, with protein MRLEAAARMDLIKKLWRARKLILVVLIPLSLLPLPLIHPTSEACCAYVLIVTAVYWVSEAVPLGAAALVPAFLYPLFGVLKSSEVAAEYCKDTTLLLMGVICLAASIEKWNLHKRIALRMVMIAGAKPGMLVLGFMCCTVFLSMWLSNTSTTAMVMPIAEAVLQQLISTGVADTQEDSETVEATEDGCLSDREENLEQNQLERLYRRDSCMKQELCTLTELPTVETNGTGRKASKTSLGQLSLKQTNGHLPSTAISIPEPKKEKESKNSRYPTKRDHMICKCLSLSITYAATIGGLITITGTSTNLIFAEQFNNRYPDAKVINFGTWFIFSFPIAIIMLLLTWVWLHFLFLGCNFRETCSLSKKRKTRREMLSERKIHEEYIKLGPISYPEVVTGVFFILMTLLWFTREPGFVPGWTSLFEKKGYRTDATVSVLLGFLLFLIPARRPFSRAPRTPAGDSSAERDPDPMAPMITWKDFQNLMPWEIVILVGGGYALAAGCKVSGLSVWIGRQLEPMSGLPPWMVTLLACLLVSAVTEFASNPATLTVFLPILSALSETLQINPLHTLIPATMCVSFGVMLPVGNPPNAIVFSYGHVQISDMVKAGFGVNLIGVLVVMLAIMTWGVPLFNLTEYPDWAIARNFTGSL; from the exons ATGAGGCTGGAGGCCgccgcaaggatggaccttatcaaGAAGCTATGGAGAGCACGCAAGCTGATCCTGGTGGTGCTGATCCCGCTGTCGCTGCTGCCGCTGCCCCTCATCCACCCCACCAGC GAGGCCTGCTGTGCGTACGTGTTGATAGTGACAGCGGTGTACTGGGTATCAGAAGCTGTACCCCTGGGAGCTGCTGCCCTCGTACCAGCCTTCCTATACCCGCTGTTCGGAGTGCTCAAGTCCAGCGAG GTAGCTGCAGAGTACTGTAAGGACACCACTCTGCTGCTGATGGGGGTGATCTGTCTGGCAGCCTCCATAGAGAAATGGAACCTCCACAAACGCATCGCTTTACGCATGGTCATGATTGCCGGAGCCAAGCCTGGCAT GTTGGTGCTGGGTTTCATGTGCTGTACGGTCTTCCTGTCCATGTGGCTCAGTAACACCTCCACTACTGCCATGGTGATGCCCATCGCTGAGGCCGTCCTGCAGCAGCTCATCAGCACCGGCGTGGCCGACACCCAGGAAGACTCCGAAACCGTCGAGGCCACCGAGGACGGCTGCCTCAGCG ACAGGGAAGAGAATCTGGAACAGAACCAACTGGAGCGTCTGTATCGCAGAGACAG CTGTATGAAGCAGGAGCTCTGCACTCTGACTGAG TTGCCGACTGTGGAGACTAACGGGACTGGGAGGAAGGCCAGTAAGACCAGTCTGGGCCAGTTGTCCCTAAAACAGACCAACGGACACCTGCCATCG ACAGCGATCAGTATCCCAGAGCccaagaaggagaaggagagcaagAACTCTCGCTACCCTACCAAGAGAGATCATATGATCTGTAAATGTCTCTCGCTCAGCATCACGTACGCAGCCACCATTGGAGGCCTCATCACCATCACGGGCACTTCCACCAACCTTATCTTTGCCGAACAGTTCAACAA TCGCTACCCGGATGCGAAGGTGATCAACTTTGGGACCTGGTTCATCTTCAGTTTCCCCATCGCGATCATCATGCTGCTGCTGACCTGGGTCTGGCTGCACTTCCTCTTCCTCGGCTGCAA TTTCAGGGAGACATGCTCGTTGAGTAAAAAGCGTAAGACAAGGAGAGAGATGCTGTCAGAGAGGAAGATCCACGAGGAGTACATAAAGCTCGGGCCCATCAG CTACCCAGAGGTGGTGACAGGAGTGTTCTTCATCCTGATGACTCTGCTGTGGTTCACCAGAGAACCGGGCTTCGTACCCGGGTGGACGTCGCTGTTCGAGAA GAAAGGCTACAGGACCGATGCCACTGTCTCTGTGCTACTGGGCTTCCTGCTCTTCCTTATCCCGGCCCGTCGGCCATTCTCTCGGGCCCCCAGAACCCCCGCAGGGGACAGCTCCGCAGAAAGAGACCCAGACCCCATGGCCCCCATGATCACCTGGAAGGACTTCCAGAATCTCATGCCCTGGGAGATCGTCATCCTTGTGGGAGGGGGCTACGCCTTGGCTGCTGGCTGCAAG gtgtcaggGCTGAGTGTGTGGATCGGCAGACAGCTGGAGCCCATGAGTGGTCTACCCCCGTGGATGGTCACgctgctggcctgcctgctcgTCTCCGCGGTTACAGAGTTCGCCAGCAACCCCGCCACTCTCACCGTGTTCCTACCTATCCTCTCTGCTCTG tcggAGACCCTGCAGAtcaaccccctccacacactcatCCCCGCCACCATGTGTGTGTCATTTGGGGTCATGCTGCCTGTCGGGAACCCCCCCAACGCCATAGTGTTTAGTTACGGACATGTGCAGATCAGCGACATG GTGAAGGCAGGATTCGGGGTGAATCTGATTGGTGTTCTAGTGGTGATGCTGGCCATAATGACCTGGGGCGTGCCCCTCTTCAACCTGACTGAGTACCCAGACTGGGCCATCGCCAGGAACTTCACTGGCAGCTTATAA